The Roseovarius sp. EL26 genome has a window encoding:
- a CDS encoding LysR family transcriptional regulator — protein sequence MNENERLPIDSDLLQTFVRIAECGNLTVAAGKLGRTQSAISVQLRKLEEGLGTTLFLRTAKGMVLTPAGEALLSRAKLIVAEIRETAQLFREPLTGSIHVGLPDDFDETVLECILMGFSRTHPGVQVLARSGCTSGYAAAIRTGELDVAVCSGLDDPGGEPLDTEEIVWAAREGLIWSEAETVPLAVLDRPCYWRDLPKQLLDAQGRKHRIAFQSGSFTSLQAALRAGVAIGLLPKSCVCDGLQILAESDGLPSLPTSHRSIMISANASEQIATAMVEAIRKANQR from the coding sequence ATGAATGAAAACGAACGCCTGCCCATCGATAGCGATCTGCTCCAGACCTTTGTGAGGATCGCGGAATGCGGTAACCTGACTGTTGCCGCAGGAAAACTCGGGCGAACACAATCAGCGATAAGTGTACAGCTTCGCAAGCTCGAAGAGGGTTTGGGCACGACGCTCTTTCTCAGAACCGCCAAAGGCATGGTGCTGACACCGGCTGGCGAGGCGCTGCTTTCGCGTGCTAAACTGATCGTTGCCGAGATACGGGAAACAGCTCAGCTTTTCCGGGAGCCGCTAACCGGCTCAATCCACGTGGGTCTACCCGACGATTTTGATGAAACCGTCCTCGAATGTATCCTCATGGGGTTCTCTCGAACCCATCCGGGGGTTCAGGTATTGGCCCGGTCGGGCTGTACATCTGGATATGCGGCAGCGATCCGAACCGGGGAACTGGACGTTGCCGTTTGCTCCGGCCTGGATGATCCGGGCGGCGAACCTCTCGATACTGAAGAGATTGTCTGGGCCGCTCGCGAGGGTTTGATTTGGTCCGAGGCCGAAACCGTACCTTTGGCTGTGCTTGACCGCCCTTGTTACTGGCGCGATCTACCAAAGCAACTGCTGGACGCACAAGGGCGCAAGCACAGGATTGCTTTCCAAAGCGGCAGCTTCACAAGTCTTCAGGCAGCACTTCGCGCCGGTGTCGCTATCGGATTGTTGCCAAAATCCTGCGTCTGTGATGGCTTGCAGATACTGGCTGAGTCTGACGGATTGCCCAGTCTGCCCACCTCGCACCGCTCTATTATGATCTCCGCGAATGCATCGGAACAAATTGCGACAGCGATGGTGGAGGCAATCCGAAAAGCGAACCAGCGGTAG
- a CDS encoding sulfite exporter TauE/SafE family protein, whose product MDTIQAVILIGIGLFGGVWNAIAGGATLFTFPALMAVGLPPVVANATNYLALLPSNAAALPAYREELRGLGKTLLPLLVVSGIGAFIGSILLLVSDPDFFVVLLPFLILVATCLFAFGDALRSWLLNKMGESRGNKAIYAGLFLSSIYGGYFGAGLGFILLAIAQLMGFSNFHIANSIKNLLATSFTILSILVFGIGGLIAWPQAIAMMVGSTIGGYVGGRLAKRVSTRYLRSVVIAFGVVLSIAYFVRAFG is encoded by the coding sequence ATGGATACAATACAGGCAGTGATTTTGATCGGCATTGGCCTTTTCGGCGGGGTTTGGAACGCCATCGCCGGTGGCGCGACGCTGTTCACATTCCCCGCACTCATGGCTGTGGGGCTGCCGCCTGTTGTAGCAAACGCAACAAACTACCTTGCCCTACTGCCGTCGAACGCAGCTGCGCTTCCCGCCTACAGGGAGGAGCTGCGTGGGCTTGGGAAAACCCTTCTACCATTGCTTGTCGTGTCAGGTATTGGCGCATTCATTGGGTCGATCCTACTTCTGGTGTCCGATCCGGATTTTTTTGTCGTGCTCCTTCCTTTTCTCATCCTTGTGGCGACCTGCCTCTTTGCGTTCGGAGACGCGTTGCGGTCATGGTTGCTCAATAAGATGGGCGAAAGCCGTGGGAACAAGGCTATCTACGCAGGCCTCTTCCTTTCTTCGATCTACGGTGGGTATTTCGGTGCGGGCCTTGGATTCATCTTGCTTGCGATTGCGCAACTCATGGGCTTTTCAAATTTTCACATCGCCAACAGCATCAAGAACCTGCTGGCAACGAGCTTCACGATCCTCAGTATCCTCGTGTTTGGAATTGGTGGGTTGATCGCATGGCCGCAAGCAATTGCCATGATGGTGGGTAGCACTATTGGAGGCTATGTCGGTGGCCGTTTGGCTAAGCGCGTGAGCACACGCTATCTTCGAAGTGTCGTCATAGCATTCGGAGTAGTTCTTTCCATCGCGTACTTCGTCCGTGCTTTTGGTTGA
- a CDS encoding N-acetyltransferase, which produces MLRVQGETQTLTARKLDGLDPAELQAVEALTITMAQEELGGTFESSVDEWRSGPGETVLGLSFFDGDDPCGLVLLKRPPKSPEWVTPNDISLHGLKITTSHQGRGYGRTAFELAVEAAKQRWPEASGLVLAVDAGNEPALSVYRGYGMADSGPIYRGRIGYEHRLALAFPRAVQELEK; this is translated from the coding sequence ATGCTGAGAGTGCAAGGTGAAACTCAGACCCTGACCGCCCGCAAGCTGGATGGCCTGGATCCAGCCGAGCTTCAAGCCGTCGAGGCGCTGACTATCACTATGGCGCAGGAGGAGCTTGGTGGCACATTCGAGAGCTCGGTTGACGAATGGCGGTCTGGGCCCGGAGAAACCGTGCTTGGTCTTTCGTTCTTCGACGGAGACGACCCCTGCGGTCTCGTTCTCCTGAAGAGGCCGCCGAAATCCCCTGAGTGGGTGACGCCGAACGATATCTCCTTGCACGGCCTCAAAATCACGACGTCTCACCAAGGGCGGGGGTACGGTCGAACCGCCTTCGAGCTGGCTGTGGAAGCCGCAAAGCAGCGCTGGCCTGAGGCGAGCGGGCTCGTCCTCGCGGTTGATGCGGGGAACGAACCCGCCCTGTCCGTTTATCGGGGTTACGGCATGGCCGACAGCGGGCCGATCTACCGAGGTCGGATCGGATACGAACATCGTCTTGCACTGGCATTTCCACGGGCGGTGCAGGAGTTGGAGAAGTAG
- a CDS encoding response regulator transcription factor, producing MRVLLADDHGMVRDTISAYLESEGRAVVVSVADYVSAMKALDAKGPFDLVFLDFDMPGMNGLNGLSDAVKNHPNQAFAILSGTAPNRIAQEAVELGAIGYVPKSMGAKSLINAVRFMIAGETFVPVSALGGADGKPETEFMKKFSQRERQVLSGLCLGQSNKEIARGLDLQEVTIKLHVRTLCKKMNAKNRTQAVVIAKDAGFE from the coding sequence ATGCGCGTTTTATTAGCAGATGATCACGGTATGGTTCGAGATACGATTTCAGCGTATCTCGAATCCGAAGGGCGCGCCGTAGTAGTTTCAGTTGCCGACTATGTCAGCGCCATGAAGGCGCTAGATGCCAAAGGGCCATTCGATCTCGTATTTCTGGATTTCGACATGCCCGGAATGAATGGTTTGAATGGCCTCTCGGATGCGGTAAAAAATCATCCGAACCAGGCTTTTGCTATACTCAGTGGCACTGCACCTAACCGAATTGCACAGGAAGCCGTGGAGCTGGGTGCGATTGGATACGTCCCCAAGTCAATGGGCGCTAAGTCTTTGATAAATGCTGTACGTTTTATGATCGCAGGAGAAACTTTCGTACCTGTATCCGCATTAGGAGGCGCTGATGGAAAACCTGAAACTGAATTTATGAAGAAATTTAGTCAGCGCGAACGACAAGTCCTAAGCGGGCTTTGCCTTGGTCAATCCAATAAAGAGATTGCTCGTGGGCTAGATTTACAGGAAGTGACAATCAAGCTGCATGTACGAACGCTGTGTAAAAAAATGAATGCTAAAAACCGAACCCAGGCGGTCGTGATCGCAAAAGACGCGGGTTTTGAATAG
- a CDS encoding oxidoreductase, with product MINALKAAWVVLVVCLPSHVLSNETVLTVSGDIAASDKGETWAFDIMDLKALSTVRFETSTIWTERSHTFEGVLLITLLNHVGASKGTINAIALNDYAVKIPTADAVKGGPIIAYMRDGVEMSIRDKGPLWIIYPFDDNKSYRSEEYYSRSVWQLNRLEVIAEN from the coding sequence ATGATTAACGCTTTGAAGGCTGCATGGGTGGTACTCGTAGTATGCCTACCCTCACATGTCTTATCGAATGAGACTGTTCTGACAGTTTCCGGTGATATCGCGGCATCAGACAAAGGTGAAACCTGGGCGTTTGATATTATGGACCTAAAGGCTCTCTCAACTGTCAGATTTGAGACTAGCACGATATGGACCGAACGCTCGCACACCTTTGAGGGTGTGCTTTTGATTACTCTGTTAAATCACGTCGGTGCGTCCAAGGGCACAATCAATGCTATAGCCTTAAATGATTATGCGGTGAAGATTCCGACTGCAGATGCTGTCAAAGGTGGTCCAATCATAGCTTACATGCGAGATGGCGTGGAAATGTCCATACGCGACAAAGGACCTTTGTGGATAATCTATCCATTTGATGATAATAAATCTTATAGGTCTGAAGAGTACTATTCGCGCAGTGTATGGCAGCTTAATCGACTTGAAGTCATAGCAGAGAATTAA
- a CDS encoding ATP-binding protein gives MLSTAQNDDVSWNVSQLEVEVLRLQNAAYEAAQDSDSTLSEFRTRFDIFYSRVSTLTQSILYEKIQDNSVVKSGLQSITDFLDTTTPIVDGPDAVLRNALADIQSQIIIMRPNMRSLALASIQIHAQEEAIRRKNFSQTLVKLSISGLALIFALILAVLVLVKLYRRSQRFSHDNQIVHSKFEAAVASSLDAVLVVDTFGKIIEFNGAAESVFGYAREDALGGDMAEMIVPEHMRKMHFEGMNRFLETGDQRVIGAGRIRLEGMRKSGEVFPVELSISLSEANGERVFVSFLRDITKELKAEEELRSARDKAQESEKAKSELLTIMSHEMRTPLNGILGSLSLINLDNLSERQKRHLNSITVSGELLLSHVNDVLDLSSLSADTSQQEETRFDLRDLVQKVADSLRANAEARGTKLKVEFLSTELEVVLGYKMSLQQCLMNLVGNAIKFTSEGTVAIEVERLSSDNLVEIRVSDNGVGIASENLDRVFEEFVTIDTTFSRKNVGTGLGLAITKRLVETMNGEIEADSIISEGSLFTIRLPLPMVEPMPQPDPEKFDILPITVMANFKAIIVDDNEINRMIMTDMLLDIGFNVEQASDGYEAIKMLSQNAFDIAFIDISMPGIDGIETLNSIRALDVAWSNVPAIAVTAHTSEQDKRKILQAPFEALLVKPVDLNELNANIIAILEGEKDFHIDESGSNTVTDFQRRFGEKKYLDALKDLGADLQNLYRTLEREPELSLTTKQKAHKLSGSASILGKQSLWSDLQKIENCDAEAWLSIKHTVLPELAREISELL, from the coding sequence ATGCTTTCCACTGCTCAGAATGATGATGTCAGTTGGAATGTATCTCAGCTCGAAGTCGAAGTTCTGCGCCTACAAAATGCAGCTTATGAAGCGGCGCAGGATTCTGACAGTACTCTCTCTGAATTTCGAACGCGATTTGATATCTTCTACAGCCGGGTATCTACCCTGACCCAGAGCATTTTATATGAAAAAATACAGGATAATTCTGTTGTAAAGTCGGGGTTGCAATCCATAACCGACTTTCTTGACACCACCACGCCCATTGTTGATGGGCCTGATGCTGTTTTACGGAATGCTCTTGCTGACATTCAATCACAAATCATCATCATGCGACCGAATATGAGATCTCTTGCGTTAGCAAGTATTCAAATTCATGCACAAGAAGAAGCGATACGGCGCAAAAACTTCTCACAGACATTGGTCAAGCTTTCTATTTCTGGTTTGGCATTAATTTTTGCTCTCATTTTAGCTGTCTTAGTATTGGTAAAACTCTACAGGCGCAGCCAGCGTTTTTCGCACGACAACCAGATCGTACATTCAAAATTTGAAGCGGCAGTAGCCTCCTCGTTGGATGCAGTTTTAGTTGTGGATACGTTCGGTAAAATCATAGAATTCAACGGTGCTGCGGAATCTGTCTTTGGCTATGCTCGGGAAGACGCTCTTGGCGGTGATATGGCCGAAATGATCGTGCCGGAACATATGCGCAAGATGCATTTTGAGGGAATGAACCGATTTCTTGAAACAGGTGATCAGAGGGTAATTGGCGCTGGACGTATACGCTTAGAAGGGATGCGGAAATCGGGCGAAGTTTTCCCGGTGGAACTATCGATATCATTGTCAGAAGCCAATGGAGAGCGCGTATTTGTATCGTTTCTACGCGACATCACCAAAGAGCTTAAGGCCGAAGAGGAACTGCGCAGTGCACGCGACAAGGCACAGGAAAGCGAAAAGGCGAAATCAGAGTTATTGACCATCATGAGTCATGAAATGCGGACGCCCCTAAACGGCATACTCGGTTCCCTTTCGCTTATAAATCTTGATAATCTTAGTGAAAGACAGAAGCGACATCTCAACTCGATCACCGTTTCAGGAGAATTGCTGTTATCTCACGTGAATGATGTTTTAGATCTGTCCAGCCTCTCTGCAGACACCTCTCAACAAGAAGAGACACGGTTTGATCTGCGGGATTTAGTACAGAAGGTTGCAGATAGTCTAAGGGCGAACGCCGAAGCACGCGGCACCAAGTTGAAAGTCGAATTTCTTTCGACAGAGTTGGAAGTTGTACTGGGTTATAAAATGTCTTTGCAGCAGTGCCTGATGAATCTAGTTGGCAATGCTATCAAATTCACCAGTGAAGGTACGGTTGCTATTGAAGTCGAAAGATTATCTTCGGACAATCTTGTGGAAATACGAGTTTCGGACAATGGAGTTGGCATCGCATCAGAAAATCTAGACCGCGTCTTTGAGGAATTTGTGACTATCGATACCACTTTTTCGAGAAAAAATGTAGGTACAGGACTCGGCCTAGCAATTACGAAACGCCTCGTCGAAACAATGAATGGAGAGATCGAAGCTGATAGCATTATCAGCGAAGGTAGCCTTTTTACGATACGGCTTCCTCTTCCTATGGTGGAGCCGATGCCGCAGCCGGATCCTGAAAAATTCGATATTCTACCTATTACCGTGATGGCAAATTTCAAGGCGATCATTGTGGACGACAACGAGATAAACCGTATGATCATGACGGACATGTTGCTGGATATCGGTTTTAATGTTGAACAAGCCTCTGATGGATATGAAGCGATTAAAATGTTGTCTCAAAACGCTTTTGATATCGCTTTTATTGATATCAGTATGCCAGGAATTGATGGCATAGAAACCTTGAATTCTATACGGGCACTAGACGTAGCATGGAGCAATGTCCCTGCCATTGCTGTAACCGCACATACCTCAGAACAAGATAAACGTAAGATCCTTCAAGCGCCCTTTGAAGCCTTGCTGGTAAAGCCGGTCGATCTTAATGAGCTGAATGCAAACATCATCGCGATATTGGAAGGAGAGAAGGACTTCCATATCGATGAGAGCGGCTCAAACACCGTAACAGACTTTCAACGGCGTTTTGGAGAAAAGAAATATCTGGATGCCCTGAAAGATCTGGGAGCTGACTTGCAAAATCTTTACCGTACGCTCGAAAGGGAACCGGAATTGAGTTTAACCACCAAACAAAAAGCTCATAAGCTTTCTGGGTCAGCATCCATTTTGGGAAAACAAAGCTTATGGTCGGATTTGCAAAAAATTGAAAATTGCGACGCCGAAGCTTGGCTGTCTATAAAACACACAGTTTTACCTGAGCTCGCAAGAGAGATTTCAGAACTATTGTAA
- a CDS encoding DUF1415 domain-containing protein, with translation MVKNTRRWLEQMVVGLNLCPFSSSVIARNQVYYAVCDATTDAELKQFYVNELQRLLGANEKDVATSLLMFTQGLEEFDDYLDLLDWFQQLLDKAELTEHVQLASFHPQYQFEGVAADDLSHFTNRSPYPTIHLLRQDQMTKVLAHVLDPEKIYIDNIKTLNKLGRRQVEALCPWGT, from the coding sequence GTGGTTAAAAACACTCGTCGATGGCTTGAACAAATGGTCGTCGGATTAAATCTATGCCCATTTTCCTCTAGCGTCATAGCCCGAAACCAAGTGTATTATGCCGTATGTGATGCCACCACCGATGCAGAATTAAAGCAGTTCTATGTGAATGAACTACAGCGCCTGCTTGGGGCTAACGAAAAAGACGTTGCCACTAGCTTGCTCATGTTTACCCAAGGTCTAGAAGAGTTCGATGATTACCTCGACTTACTCGATTGGTTTCAGCAGTTATTGGATAAAGCAGAACTGACAGAGCATGTGCAATTAGCGTCATTTCATCCTCAATATCAATTTGAGGGTGTGGCAGCAGACGATCTCAGCCACTTTACTAATCGCTCACCCTATCCAACCATACATCTTCTGCGTCAAGATCAGATGACTAAAGTCCTCGCACACGTCTTGGACCCCGAGAAGATTTATATAGATAACATAAAAACATTGAATAAACTTGGTCGTCGACAGGTCGAAGCACTCTGTCCCTGGGGTACATAA